CCCCGCTCATCCGCCCAGATCCACCCCGCGCAGGGGCCGGGCGCTGGCCGCCGTCTGCGCGGCGGGCGCGCTGACCGTCACCTCGCTGGTGAGCGTCTCGGAGGCCGCCGAGGGCAAGGGGCCCACCCCGAAGGCGGCCGCCGCGGCCCAGCTCGAGAAGCTGGACCGGGGGCTGGTGAGCGTGCACACCGGCAATGACAACCTGGTCAGCTGGCGCTGGCTGGCCACCGACCCGGACGGTGTGACGTTCAACCTCTACCGGGGTGGCGTCAAGGTCAACTCCTCCCCCATCACCACCACGAACTACCTCCACAAGGACGCCCCGAACAGCGCCGACTACACCGTGCGGGCTATTCGGGACGGGGCGGAGCAGCCCGCCTCGCCGAGCGCGATCCAGTTCCGCCCGGGGTACTACGATGTGCCGATCTCACCCCCGGCGGGCGGCTCGGACTACACCTATGAGGCGAATGACGCCTCGGTGGGCGACCTCGACGGCGACGGCGACCTGGACTTCGTCCTGAAGTGGCAGCCGACCAACGCCAAGGACAACTCCCAGTCGGGCGTCACCGGCAACACCATCGTCGACGGCTACACCCTCCAGGGGCAGCGGCTGTGGCGGATCGACCTGGGCCGCAACATCCGCTCCGGCGCCCACTACACCCAGTTCCAGGTGTACGACTACGACGGCGACGGCCAGGCCGAGATCGCGATGAAGACCGCGGACGGCACGGTGGACGGCGCCGGTAAGGCGATCGGCAGCGCGTCCGCCGACTACCGCAACTCCAGCGGCTATGTGCTCAGCGGACCCGAATATCTGACGATGTTCAACGGCCGTACGGGCGCCGCGATGAGCACGGTGGACTACGTCCCGCCGCGCGGCACCGTCTCCTCCTGGGGCGACTCCTACGGCAACCGCGTGGACCGCTTCCTGGCCGGGACGGCGTATCTCAACGGCTCCACCCCCTCGCTGATCGAGGCGCGCGGCTACTACACCCGCACCGTGATCTCCGCCTGGAGGTTCAGCGGAGGCCAGCTCACCCGGCAGTGGACGTTCGACACCAACAGCTCCACCAACACCGGCAAGGGCTACGACGGCCAGGGCAACCACGCGCTGGCCACCGGCGATGTGGACGGCGACGGCAGGGACGAGATCGTCTACGGCTCGATGGCCGTGGACGACAACGGCTCCGGGCTGTGGACGAACAAAAACGGCCACGGCGACGCCGCCCACCTCGGTGATCTCGACCCCTCCCGGGCGGGCCTGGAGTACTTCAAGGTGGACGAGGACTCCTCGAAACCGGGCTCGTACTTCGCCGACGCGCGCACCGGCCAGGTGCTGTGGTCCACCGCGTCCGGCGGCGACAACGGGCGCGGCGTGGCCGGTGACATCTGGGCGGGCAACGACGGCGCCGAGATGTGGTCCGCGCGGGACGACCAGATCCGCGACGAGGGCGGCGGCGCCAAGGGCCGTAAGCCCTCCTCGATCAACTTCCTGGCCTGGTGGGACGGCGACCCGGTGCGCGAGTTGCTGGACGGCACCCACATCGACAAGTACGGCACCTCGGGTGACACCCGGCTGCTCACCGGCTCCGGGGTGCACTCCAACAACGGCACCAAGGCCACCCCGTCGCTGTCCGGCGACATCCTCGGCGACTGGCGCGAGGAGGTGGTCTGGCCGACCAGCGA
This genomic interval from Streptomyces asiaticus contains the following:
- a CDS encoding rhamnogalacturonan lyase — encoded protein: MRSRDSSHTPPPAHPPRSTPRRGRALAAVCAAGALTVTSLVSVSEAAEGKGPTPKAAAAAQLEKLDRGLVSVHTGNDNLVSWRWLATDPDGVTFNLYRGGVKVNSSPITTTNYLHKDAPNSADYTVRAIRDGAEQPASPSAIQFRPGYYDVPISPPAGGSDYTYEANDASVGDLDGDGDLDFVLKWQPTNAKDNSQSGVTGNTIVDGYTLQGQRLWRIDLGRNIRSGAHYTQFQVYDYDGDGQAEIAMKTADGTVDGAGKAIGSASADYRNSSGYVLSGPEYLTMFNGRTGAAMSTVDYVPPRGTVSSWGDSYGNRVDRFLAGTAYLNGSTPSLIEARGYYTRTVISAWRFSGGQLTRQWTFDTNSSTNTGKGYDGQGNHALATGDVDGDGRDEIVYGSMAVDDNGSGLWTNKNGHGDAAHLGDLDPSRAGLEYFKVDEDSSKPGSYFADARTGQVLWSTASGGDNGRGVAGDIWAGNDGAEMWSARDDQIRDEGGGAKGRKPSSINFLAWWDGDPVRELLDGTHIDKYGTSGDTRLLTGSGVHSNNGTKATPSLSGDILGDWREEVVWPTSDNKALRIYSTPYETDRKITTLLHDRQYREALAWQNTAYNQPPHPSFFIGNKMATPPRPAITTP